TTGACTGTTTCTTAATATTATTAAGAAGGGGCTATTGATTTCTGAAAAATTCAAATACCGCGAGAGGCACAGTATGTATGAAAGTAAGGGGTTCGTTTCTATAAATTTTTGTATTGTATGGTGTCTTCTGGGGTCTCTGAGAATTTCGTGAGTTATTATCTCTTCTTTATTCGGTGAAACTGAATGATTAAAAATAAAAGGTTCTCCGGTAGAATCGTGTCGATATCGAATGGATTTTGCCGGTGAGTCAATAATTAACAAAACAATTAAAAATTATCATGAAAAAAAGTGTACAGTTTTTGTTGCTGTTCTTGATGTGCATAAGCGCTTCTTGGACGTGGGCGTCGGACGCTCCCGAGCGGACCGTCTTGTTTAATATGGGAGACTATGATTCCCAATATTGGCGTATTCCGGCTTTGGTGACTGCTGCCGACAATTCGTTGGTCGCTGTGGTGGACAAACGAGGCAGCAGTTTGGGAGACCTGCCCAATACGATTTCCATTATGTCGAGAAGAAGTACCGATAACGGTAAAAATTGGTCGGAGCCGGTTGTCGTTGCTCAGGGCGGTAACGGTAAAACATATGGCGATCCGGCTGTGGTACTCGATAAAAAGACGGGAAATTTGATTTGTATGTTCGTGGGGGATCAAGGTCTATGGAATGCAACGCCATATAACCGACAAGGAATCTATGTCTCTAAGAGTACCGATAACGGTGTTTCTTGGAGCGAGCCGGTAGCTATTACCGATCAGGTGTATGCTAACCACAGCGGTTGGTATGCCGGTTTTGCCGGATCGGGTCACGGTTTATGCTTGAAAGATGGCCGTTTGATGTTTGTTTTGGCGATTCGTGCCACTTCTGCTACCGGAGTCCCTCTTCATAATTATGCTATCTATTCCGATGACGGAGGCGATAATTGGACTTTATCGACCAATGCAGCTACGACTGTGGGAGACGAGGCCAAAGTGGTGGAACTTGAAGACGGGGATATTTTAATGAGCATCCGCAATCCAAGTAAGGGCAACCGCATTTTTTGTAAATCCACCGACCGGGGGCAGACTTGGGGCAAAGCCTATTTCGAGACGGAATTGAAAGACCCGGCTTGTAACGGCGATATCATTCGTTACTCCTATTCTACCGACGAAGGATCGGAAGGAAAGAGCCGTTTGTTGCACTCTCTTCCGGAAAGTACGACAACCCGTGAGAATGTCACAGTTTATCTGAGCGAAGACGATGGCGAGACTTGGCCGATAAAGAAACGTTTGGTAGACGGTTATTCTGCCTATTCTTCTTTAACGGTTTTGCCCGATGGGACAATAGGCGCTTTGGTCGAAGAGGGTAAATGGGATAGTAATCTTCCGGGTGAAGACGGGTTCCAACTCGTGTTCTATCGATTCACGATGGATTGGCTCACTTCCGATGTTACCGAGCCTCCTGTGGTTTCGGAAGGTACATTGCAACTGAACGGTACGGATCGCTATATGCGTATTCCCTCTGCCGATGATTTCAATATTGCTATCGGTGAATCCTACACGGTTACTTGCAAGGTGAAAATGCCTTTCTCGGGTAGTTCTTGCCGTTTTGTGTCGAAACGTTCTTATACGGGAACGGCCAATAGCGGTACTGTCGGTTGGGAAATGTGGGGCGATATGAATGCCAGTACACGATTCTCTACCAACCTTTCCCCTGCCGGTTCGCCGTGGGGCGGTAAAGGTAACGGTACAGGTGTCACGTTCACTGAAAATCAATGGGTGCACTTGACTTGGGTTTTCGACTGGAACGAAAATACGACGAATATTTATGTAGATGGTGTATTGGGTGAATCGAAATCTCTACACGCCGATTTTCAATCTAAGTCTCTGGAAAATAACTTCGATGTTTTGGTCGGAGCCGGATATTCGAACAGCGACGGTTCGGCATCTGTTCCCTCCTTTTTTATGAATGGCGAGATGGACGACCTGCGTTTCTATAATAAAGCGTTGACTTTGGACGAAATTAAAGCCGATATGGACGCTACCGTAGACGGAACGACCGATGGTTTGGTGGCTGCTTATGACTTTACCGATATTTCGGGGGTAGAAGTTCCCGATATCTCAGGTCACGGACATACGGGTACATTGGTGAATTTCCCCAATTACAGTACGCTTTATACCGTGACAATCGCTGCTCCCGACCCCGAACAAGGGACATTGAAAGTGATGAATGGTTCCACCGAAGTGGTTAGCGGAACCGGAATACCCGAAAATACGAGGTTGACTGTCGTGGCAGAACCTGCCGACGGATACCAGCTGAAAGAAATTCGGGTGAACGATGTGGCATTGGAAAGAAACGTGAACATTTTTACGCTGACGCAAGAGACCACGGTTACCGCCGAATTCGAAGAGGCCGTACCGGAATACTGCACGTACGAAGGGAACTCGTCACATGACCAGCGGTATGTCCGCAGTATCACTATGAACGGAGGAACTTCTCCTTTCTCGGTATCGGTATATTCCACGACAAGACAAGCGGTTTATGTAGACAAGACCGACCATGTGTTCGAAGCATATGCCGGAGAGGAGATACAGCCTGTCGTTAATTGGGCAGGAGAATGGATGCACGGCTACCTATACATCGACTACGACAAGGACTACACGTTCTCTTATACTTTGGGGAGTGACGACTATCCCACGGCCGACGGCGAGCTGGTCTCCTATACGTTTTATAGCCCGAGTGACTCTCAGTGGGGTAAGAACAGCAAGGGCGAAACTACGGAGAATAACAGCAGACTGGACGATGTTCCCTCCTTCACATTGCCCGAGAGTCTTGCTCCCGGCGAATACCGCGTGCGTTTGAAAATAGACTGGTGTCACTTGGATCCTTGTGGGCATCCCGACGAAATCCCCAATACCCTTACCGGCAACGGCGGCAACATCGTCGATTTCACTTTGCGGATCGTGGAGCGGCCGGCCACCTATACGGTGACCTTGCCGGAGACGGTAGAGAACGGTACGCTGACCGTGATGAACGGCAGTGTGGCCCTTGTGCCCGGAGCAAACACGGTGGAAGAAAATTCGGAATTGACCATCACCGCCGAACCGGCCCAAGGATACCGGCTGGAATCGCTCACCGTCAACGGCAGCGCCTTCACGAGCGGAGATACCTATACGGTGACGGGAAATACGGAGATAGCCGTTTCATTTGCCGAGATTCCCGTTGTGACGCATATCATCACCTATTCGGTTAAGCAAGGCGAAGGAACTATCACCTTATCCAACCTCGAAGGAACCGAAACTTACCAGAGCGGAGCATCTCTGAGAGCGGACAAGTCATTCAAGATCACCTTCTCACCTGCCGAAGACTACATTGTGGAAAAGGTGATGTATGGTCCCACAAGTTTTGGTGCGATCATGGAGTTGACTTTGGACGAAAACAACAGTTACACGATGCCGGTCGAACAGTTCGTGGGCGACTACACGTTCGAGGCCTATTTCACGTACGATCCGGGAACCGGCATAGCAGAGAACGACCGAGAGGCTATATCTGCCCGCTATGCGAACGGTGTTCTCCATGTGGAGGGCGTGACGGAAGGCGAGTTTGAACTCTGCATATACAACCTCACGGGAAAACCGGTGAGAACGGCGACAGAGACGGTGGTCGACGTGGCCGACTTGGCAAAAGGTTGCTATCTCGTCAAGATAACGACCGCAGAAGCCGAGAAAACCGTGAAATTCATTAAGAAATAAGACACAGGGAACGATGCCCTCATAAACAAAGGTCGGCGGGGAAACTCCCCGCCGACCTTTGTCATTTTTTCACGATGTCCCGCCCGTTTTGTCCTTCGGGGCATCACTCTCTATTTCATTGCCCCATGTAATACAGGGGCTTCGAAAGGTGTCGTGAAATGTTACTTTGAATATTTTACCCTCCTCCTTTGCTGTGCCCCGTAGTATTACGGGTGCTTTGCACAGCAAAATATAGGGGAATACATTTATTGAGATTTACTGCCGATAAGAATGAATGTAGGGCTTTCTATATGGCATCGTATGACTTTGTGCCGTTTTTGAAAACGATGGCGCCACGAACACCTATTGCACAGCCTTCCGATTCCTCTCTCTTTTCTCCTTTGACTACTATGTTAATGGTGTGTTTCCCTTCTTCCAAGTTCAAGATGTGGAAGATGTTTATGTTGCGGTGTTCTTGTTTGGCATAGTAGTAAAAGCAGTCTATCGTGCGTTTGAATATACCATCGACATATACGTCGGCTTTGCCTCCGTTTTTAACCCACCAGCCTTCGATAGAAGCTCCTGTTCCTTCGAAAGTGAACATTATTTCATCGCCGGCTTGTTCGCTATATTTCACATAACCGTTTTCGGCATCCTGCCAATTCCCTTTCAAAGTCCAGCAACTGTCTTTGTCGGCATCGACGATGGCTGCGCGTTTGCTGTATACCAAGTTGGGGAACGCATCTTCCATAGGAAGGGCAACCGGTTCTTGCAGTACGATGGAGTAACTGTCTTCGGTTACTTTACCGCCATTTTCCACAATGAGTTTTTCGGCATAATCCGCAGTGCGTTCCACCGCTTTGTTGAAAGAGTAGTTGGTGTGAACGAACGGTTTGTCTCCGATTTTTTCGATAGCTTCTCTATACTCTTGGGGGAATGCGCTGAATCCTTTGATGATACCCAAAACAGCCAAAGCGTTGGACGGGTTGCAGTCGGAGTCTTGTCCACAGCGGGTGGATATTTCCAATGTCTTGTTTATATCTCCTTCTCCATAGAGCAATCCTATAACGATGTAGGCTCCGTTCAGTTTGGCATCGATATTGTATTTCGTACCGGGGTTGCAAATGTTCGCGCGAGCCCACTTGTTTTCTAACATTTGCCAGCACTTAGTCCAGTCATCGGGATTTTCTTGGTGAAAAGCGATGACATCTTCAATGATTCTGCGATAGCCGCTTTCGGCCGGTAAAGAGAGCAATGCTTTTTCGATGACAGACCGGATATCGTTCTGCAAATAGGCTTCGCTATACAGCGAGGCTACGAATGCACCGCCATACACACCGTCGCCGTAGTTCATGATATGACCCATATAATCGGCCATTTTGTTGGCTGTCTGCGGCATACCGGGACACATGAACCCGATATAGTCGGCTTCAATTTGAAAGTCTATGTCATCGGCATGGAGGTTGAATTCGGGCTGTCCCGATTGGGGCGGAAATATGCTGTCGAAATAATTTTTGCGGGTCTGTACATTGGCGTGCCATAGTCTGAACTCGGCTATTGCCAAAGCCTCTTGGTATTTTTTTTGTTCGGCTTGCATACCGTGTTTGTCCATTACGTCCATCAAGGTTAGCTGTACATACAAGTCGTCTTCCCACAAAGCATCTTTTACTCGGACGGGAGTCCAATGGATAGAATCTTCATACATCTTGCCCAATGCTTTGAATTCGGTAGGGAGTCCGTAAGATACCCCTATCATTTTACCTGCCCACCCACCGGCGATTTTGTCTTTCAGAGTGTCTTTGCTGATCGTAGCTTGTTGGCTGCAAGCCATTAGGAAAAGAGGCATGAGTAACCCCAATCCTTTTTTCATGGTATTCATCATAAATTTTAATGTGTTAAAAGTTTATGATAAAGAGACAGAAAGGTTTGTTAAAAGGATAGTCAAGGTTGAAATATATATCATTTTTTAACTTTTTATATGATAGGTAGTCTCTTTTATGTGAAAATTTTTATGCGCCTTTCTACTTCGGATAGGGCTTGTTCATAGTCCGGTGAATAGAATTTCAGTATTTTATAGATACGCAGAGCTTCTTGATAGAAAGCCATAGCATTTTCAAGGTGTCCTTCTTCCTTGATTATATCGGCGAAATTCCTGCAACATTCTGCTTTTACCCGATAGGTGTCTTCGGTAAATCCTCCGACGAGGTATTTTTCGCAGATGTCTATTGCATCGATATATAACTCTTTCGCTTTCTGCAAGTCTCCCTTGTCAGTATAGCATTTTGCGGCTTCCAGATAGTCCGATGCCGTTTTAAAGCGATGGGCGTTTTTCTTGGCGATTCTTATGTCTTCTATCGTTCGAGCTTCGTCTGTCTCATTGCCTTCTTTACACTCGCCGTCTTCGTCATCTTCCTCCATGTCCTCATCGATTTCGTCTTCCTCATCTTTGTCATCGTTGTAATCCTCCTCATCATCTTCTTCGATAGCTCCGAATTTCAAAGCGATGTCGTAGTACTTTCTCGCCTTTCGGGCTTTTCCGGTATCTGCGAATGTTTCCGAAAGGCATAGCGCTACCGAACCTAATTCTTCGCCGCATTCTCCTGTTTTCCGGTAGATGGCGTTTAGTAATTCGTAGGCTTCGAGATAGAGCGTAATGGCTGTGTCGTATTCTTCGCATACATAAAGTACGATACCGAGTTTCTTCAATACGACTGCCATTTTGTCGATATGCAGGGGAACCGGGCAGGCATTTATTTCTCGATAAAGTTTCAACGATTTTTCGAAACATTCGCGGGCAGGTTCGGCTGCTTCCAGATTGCAATGGGTTTCGCCCAGACTGCAATAGGCTTCCGCTAAGTCGGCTCGATTGTCGTGCCCGTCGTTACAGAGAGATTCGTAAATCGATATACACTCTTCGTATAGCTCACTCGCTCGGTCATATTCTTCGTTTGCGCTGGAAATTAGTGCCATACAGTTGGTTATGTGAGCCGTCTCTTCTCGATAGTCGGAGTCTGGGGCGTGCAGTTCCTTGAACATCGATAGTGCTTTTTCATAAGAAGGCACGGCTTGGGGCTTTTCCCAAAGCATATAGAGATCGCCCATGCGGCTCCATGTTCGTGCCATGTCGTAGCTCGTTTTGTCGTCGGTGAGCCTGCTGTATATGCTCAATGCTTGTTTGAACAGGGATTCGGCCCGGTCGTATTCCTCGGAGTCGAGGCGAGTATCTGCCCATGCATAAATCGAATCGGCGATGGATACTTTTAGATGTCCGCTTTTTTCGGCGGCATTTGTATATAGCGTTACCGCTTTCTCGAACATCTCGCCGGCCCGGTCGTTTTCTCCCATATCGACCAGCAAATCTCCGAAGTCCCGGCAGACTTTGGCATGGTCGGCGGTGAAGGAGTATGGGACTTGGGCGTGCTGTCTTTCGCGAATATCCAGTGCCTCTTTGAGGAACTTTTCCGCGTCTTCGTATTTCTCCTCGTGGCGGCAGATGACACCCAAATTTTGGAGAACGGTGGCGATTGGGTGGTCGTAAACCGGTTCTTTCGTTTGCAACCGTCTGAATATATCCAATGCTTGGCAGAAACCTTTCCTTGCCTCTTCGTTTTTGCCGAGCACATAGTTCAGCCCGCTCATTTCCATTTTTGCCGTGGCCAAGTCGGCACTATGAGCCAATGGCATGCGGGAGGCGAGATTCGTAGCCAATTGTAGGGATTTTTGCAAGGATTCTTCCGCCTTGTCGAGTTGGTCGAGCCGTGTATAAATCGAGCCTTCCCGATTTAAAATCGAGTACAGTTTGTACTCGTATATTCTCGGAAACTCCTTGTCCAGCTCGTCGAGTATGGCGTGCGCTTGGGCTATGTATCGCAGAGCTTCTTGGGGGTGGTCCGAAAATTGCAATGCCGTAGCCATATTACAATAAATGTCGGCCAAAGCCGATCGGGAATCGGGGTCGTTGTCTTTGGCGAGGAGCTCAAATCGTATGCGTGCAGCCTCGTTGAACTCCGATAAGGCTTTGTTATATTCGTCCCGGTCGGAGTAAAGTGTTCCGAGGTTATTTTTGAGACGGGCTATATCGTCGTCATATATGCCCGGTTCTTCCCGGTCGAGCCAATCATAAATGTCTATGGCTTTCAAGTATTTGGATAGGCAGTGGTCGAAATCGCCCTTATCGCTGTAAAGTACGGCCATATTGTTTAATACGCCGGCGTAACCGTAGGCATACTTCTGAGGAGCTTTGCGATATAAACGTTCGTATATGCCCGATAGTCGTTCCCACGTTTCGAGGGCTTTTGTTTGTTGACCTGTATCTGTAAGCAGTACGGCATAGTCGAACAGGTATTCTGCCAATGTTTCTTCGGGCAGTCGTCCCGAAACAAGGTCTATCGCCGTTGACATGAGTTTTACCGCTTGTCGGTATCTCGATTCGTCGGCTATTCCACTGACGACGATACGAGCTTTAAGCATGTATTCTCCCGCACATCGTTCTATGTTTCGGGTGAGTTCGGCGGTTGGCTGCGCTGCTGTATCGAATTTCAATTTTGCGTTCGTGGCATCGGCTTCCATATCGTCTTCTTTGAGAACGGCTTCCGCTTTGTCGATCTCTCCTTTTTCAAACAGTTCGGCGGCTGTTCTCATACGGGGGCTGCATTCACCGCCCTGCATGCGGGCGATAGACATTGCTGTGTCTACGAGTGCCTTTTCTTGTCGCTCTATCTGTTCGGTTACACTCTCGCGTTCTTCCCTCAGATTAGCGAGTTCCTCGTCGGTCATACGGGAACGTTGCCCGAAGAATCCTCTCCGGCCGCCTGACTCGGCATTACCGATTTCCCGATCGAGTTGTTCCTTCCGTGATTGCAGTTCTCTGTGCGTGGCATTCTCCGAGGTAAAAGGCACATTGTTCAAGTCGGCGATCGTACTGTCTCCTATTTTCACCTGCGACTCTTTTACCTCCACCTTTATCGGGGTGGTGGCCTCTACCATTTGCAATTGTAGGACAAAATGCAGCTGCATGGTGTCGAAGTTGCTGTATCGACACCAATAGTGCCCCAGCTCTTCGAGCATGAGTCGTTTGAACTCTGCCAGTTCCCTACTTTCGCTTTCGCCTGCTTCGAGGTCTTTTATATAGGTGTATATCTTGGGAGAAGCCTGCTCGTCGAACGCTTTTCGGGCGATGTTGAACTCCTCGATGGTAAATTTTCCCGCTTTTTTATGAAATAGTGCCAGAAACATGTCGCTCGCTCTCACTCGTTCGTTGTATTCGTCTTGCTTGCGCATGCCGTTGTAGGCGGCATCATAGTCTTCCCATTCGAATAATTCGATGCGTATGCCTCGTTTCTCATAAATATTGTCCAGTTTTCTAATGAGGTTCCCGAAACGATAACGATCGGCCTCTAACTCCTCGGAGGAGGCGAGAAAAATTTTGATGACTCGGTTTGTTTTCATGGTTCGATTTATCTTGATACAGTCGATAAGCGTTCGATCGCTTGTGTATGTTCAGTCCCGTATGTAGTTCGTATTTACAAATGTAGCTGAATTTTATTAAAAAACAAGGCGTTATGCGATTAATTTGCTCAGTCGATAATTAGTGAGGATATCGGATCAATAAGAAATCGGAGGGGACTGTCTTTTCATACCTCTAATCCCTTTTCTCAGAAACGATTGTTTCTTCTGTGTCTCTCCTATGTTGCGAAGCAATAGGAGAGAAGGGAGATACCCACAAAGCGCCGGAGGGAATAAGGTTCGGAGCAGCACTTTTAATCCTCTCCCTGTCGTGCTCTGCGACATTGTGAGATATTTTACACTCTTCCCTTGTATTTTAACTTAGAACAGCGGGGGATTGGTATGACACTATCGGTGTATTTTTTAACCTCTTTCCTTGCCGTGTCCCGTAGCATTG
The sequence above is drawn from the Barnesiella intestinihominis YIT 11860 genome and encodes:
- a CDS encoding ADP-ribosylglycohydrolase family protein — encoded protein: MMNTMKKGLGLLMPLFLMACSQQATISKDTLKDKIAGGWAGKMIGVSYGLPTEFKALGKMYEDSIHWTPVRVKDALWEDDLYVQLTLMDVMDKHGMQAEQKKYQEALAIAEFRLWHANVQTRKNYFDSIFPPQSGQPEFNLHADDIDFQIEADYIGFMCPGMPQTANKMADYMGHIMNYGDGVYGGAFVASLYSEAYLQNDIRSVIEKALLSLPAESGYRRIIEDVIAFHQENPDDWTKCWQMLENKWARANICNPGTKYNIDAKLNGAYIVIGLLYGEGDINKTLEISTRCGQDSDCNPSNALAVLGIIKGFSAFPQEYREAIEKIGDKPFVHTNYSFNKAVERTADYAEKLIVENGGKVTEDSYSIVLQEPVALPMEDAFPNLVYSKRAAIVDADKDSCWTLKGNWQDAENGYVKYSEQAGDEIMFTFEGTGASIEGWWVKNGGKADVYVDGIFKRTIDCFYYYAKQEHRNINIFHILNLEEGKHTINIVVKGEKREESEGCAIGVRGAIVFKNGTKSYDAI
- a CDS encoding exo-alpha-sialidase, which produces MKKSVQFLLLFLMCISASWTWASDAPERTVLFNMGDYDSQYWRIPALVTAADNSLVAVVDKRGSSLGDLPNTISIMSRRSTDNGKNWSEPVVVAQGGNGKTYGDPAVVLDKKTGNLICMFVGDQGLWNATPYNRQGIYVSKSTDNGVSWSEPVAITDQVYANHSGWYAGFAGSGHGLCLKDGRLMFVLAIRATSATGVPLHNYAIYSDDGGDNWTLSTNAATTVGDEAKVVELEDGDILMSIRNPSKGNRIFCKSTDRGQTWGKAYFETELKDPACNGDIIRYSYSTDEGSEGKSRLLHSLPESTTTRENVTVYLSEDDGETWPIKKRLVDGYSAYSSLTVLPDGTIGALVEEGKWDSNLPGEDGFQLVFYRFTMDWLTSDVTEPPVVSEGTLQLNGTDRYMRIPSADDFNIAIGESYTVTCKVKMPFSGSSCRFVSKRSYTGTANSGTVGWEMWGDMNASTRFSTNLSPAGSPWGGKGNGTGVTFTENQWVHLTWVFDWNENTTNIYVDGVLGESKSLHADFQSKSLENNFDVLVGAGYSNSDGSASVPSFFMNGEMDDLRFYNKALTLDEIKADMDATVDGTTDGLVAAYDFTDISGVEVPDISGHGHTGTLVNFPNYSTLYTVTIAAPDPEQGTLKVMNGSTEVVSGTGIPENTRLTVVAEPADGYQLKEIRVNDVALERNVNIFTLTQETTVTAEFEEAVPEYCTYEGNSSHDQRYVRSITMNGGTSPFSVSVYSTTRQAVYVDKTDHVFEAYAGEEIQPVVNWAGEWMHGYLYIDYDKDYTFSYTLGSDDYPTADGELVSYTFYSPSDSQWGKNSKGETTENNSRLDDVPSFTLPESLAPGEYRVRLKIDWCHLDPCGHPDEIPNTLTGNGGNIVDFTLRIVERPATYTVTLPETVENGTLTVMNGSVALVPGANTVEENSELTITAEPAQGYRLESLTVNGSAFTSGDTYTVTGNTEIAVSFAEIPVVTHIITYSVKQGEGTITLSNLEGTETYQSGASLRADKSFKITFSPAEDYIVEKVMYGPTSFGAIMELTLDENNSYTMPVEQFVGDYTFEAYFTYDPGTGIAENDREAISARYANGVLHVEGVTEGEFELCIYNLTGKPVRTATETVVDVADLAKGCYLVKITTAEAEKTVKFIKK
- a CDS encoding tetratricopeptide repeat protein, translated to MKTNRVIKIFLASSEELEADRYRFGNLIRKLDNIYEKRGIRIELFEWEDYDAAYNGMRKQDEYNERVRASDMFLALFHKKAGKFTIEEFNIARKAFDEQASPKIYTYIKDLEAGESESRELAEFKRLMLEELGHYWCRYSNFDTMQLHFVLQLQMVEATTPIKVEVKESQVKIGDSTIADLNNVPFTSENATHRELQSRKEQLDREIGNAESGGRRGFFGQRSRMTDEELANLREERESVTEQIERQEKALVDTAMSIARMQGGECSPRMRTAAELFEKGEIDKAEAVLKEDDMEADATNAKLKFDTAAQPTAELTRNIERCAGEYMLKARIVVSGIADESRYRQAVKLMSTAIDLVSGRLPEETLAEYLFDYAVLLTDTGQQTKALETWERLSGIYERLYRKAPQKYAYGYAGVLNNMAVLYSDKGDFDHCLSKYLKAIDIYDWLDREEPGIYDDDIARLKNNLGTLYSDRDEYNKALSEFNEAARIRFELLAKDNDPDSRSALADIYCNMATALQFSDHPQEALRYIAQAHAILDELDKEFPRIYEYKLYSILNREGSIYTRLDQLDKAEESLQKSLQLATNLASRMPLAHSADLATAKMEMSGLNYVLGKNEEARKGFCQALDIFRRLQTKEPVYDHPIATVLQNLGVICRHEEKYEDAEKFLKEALDIRERQHAQVPYSFTADHAKVCRDFGDLLVDMGENDRAGEMFEKAVTLYTNAAEKSGHLKVSIADSIYAWADTRLDSEEYDRAESLFKQALSIYSRLTDDKTSYDMARTWSRMGDLYMLWEKPQAVPSYEKALSMFKELHAPDSDYREETAHITNCMALISSANEEYDRASELYEECISIYESLCNDGHDNRADLAEAYCSLGETHCNLEAAEPARECFEKSLKLYREINACPVPLHIDKMAVVLKKLGIVLYVCEEYDTAITLYLEAYELLNAIYRKTGECGEELGSVALCLSETFADTGKARKARKYYDIALKFGAIEEDDEEDYNDDKDEEDEIDEDMEEDDEDGECKEGNETDEARTIEDIRIAKKNAHRFKTASDYLEAAKCYTDKGDLQKAKELYIDAIDICEKYLVGGFTEDTYRVKAECCRNFADIIKEEGHLENAMAFYQEALRIYKILKFYSPDYEQALSEVERRIKIFT